Proteins encoded within one genomic window of Scomber japonicus isolate fScoJap1 chromosome 16, fScoJap1.pri, whole genome shotgun sequence:
- the nkx2.2a gene encoding homeobox protein Nkx-2.2a, producing the protein MSLTNTKTGFSVKDILDLPDTNDEEGSITGAEEDTEGSETTSTTKTTGVLVKSPLENVQNLPLKNPFYDSSDNPYTRWLATTDSIQYSLHGLSASTQDSAKSPEPSADDESPDNDKETSSSGGSDSGKKRKRRVLFSKAQTYELERRFRQQRYLSAPEREHLASLIRLTPTQVKIWFQNHRYKMKRARAEKGMEVTHLPSPRRVAVPVLVRDGKPCHTLKAQDLAATFQAGIPFSAYSAQSLQHMQYNAQYSAAATPQFPTAHHLVQTQQWTW; encoded by the exons ATGTCGTTGACCAACACAAAGACGGGCTTCTCTGTAAAGGACATTTTGGACCTTCCTGACACAAATGACGAAGAAGGATCTATCACCGGAGCGGAGGAAGACACGGAGGGATCGGAGACAACATCCACGACAAAAACCACTGGAGTTTTGGTGAAAAGTCCTCTAGAAAACGTTCAAAATCTGCCTTTAAAGAACCCCTTTTATGACAGTAGTGACAATCCTTACACACGATGGCTTGCTACTACGGACAGTATTCAATATTCAT TGCACGGTCTATCCGCCAGCACTCAGGACTCGGCCAAGTCCCCGGAGCCGTCCGCGGACGACGAATCGCCGGACAACGACAAGGAAACTTCCAGCAGCGGAGGCAGCGACTCCGGAAAGAAACGGAAAAGGAGGGTGTTGTTTTCCAAGGCTCAGACCTACGAGCTGGAGCGCCGCTTCAGGCAGCAGAGGTACCTGTCCGCCCCGGAGAGGGAGCACCTGGCCAGTCTGATCCGCCTCACCCCGACCCAAGTGAAGATCTGGTTCCAGAACCACCGGTATAAGATGAAGAGAGCCCGGGCCGAGAAAGGTATGGAAGTGACCCATCTCCCTTCTCCCAGGCGGGTGGCCGTGCCCGTCTTAGTCAGGGATGGAAAGCCTTGTCACACTCTTAAAGCTCAGGACTTGGCGGCCACTTTTCAGGCCGGGATCCCCTTCTCGGCTTATAGTGCCCAGTCACTCCAACACATGCAGTATAACGCGCAGTACAGCGCCGCGGCCACGCCACAGTTCCCCACAGCACATCACTTGGTGCAAACGCAACAGTGGACTTGGTGA